A region of Spodoptera frugiperda isolate SF20-4 chromosome 26, AGI-APGP_CSIRO_Sfru_2.0, whole genome shotgun sequence DNA encodes the following proteins:
- the LOC118264732 gene encoding putative inorganic phosphate cotransporter, translating into MTLKGWRRVLNKAMIIPQRYVLGIMGLFALGNSFTMRVCLSMTITQMVLHAETSEHIIGETCPDPNGVISNTTDDENNTVSVIFTGRDRYDWDEATQGFLLSAFYYGYVATHLPGGLLAEKFGGKWTVGLGLLLTSVATVLTPWAVSVGGAVGLFIIRVIEGCGEGPVTPAFVLLLARWVPPAERSRFGAMIFGGAQVGNIIGPYISGLLLADGGDWANVFYVFGGLGIIWFIFWVVLCYSTPNSHPFISDEEKDFLNKNITASGLHKKLDPVPFKALLRSAPLWVLIMAAIGHDWGYFTMITDLPKYFSDVLKFNIKETGLMSALPYIAMYIFTFIFAGLCDLFVKKKWHSIGTGRKIYTTVSSTIPAIFIILASYSGCNRLWAVGLFIASMAFMGGFYSSVKINAMDIAPNYAGTCSAFVNGIAAISGIITPYLIGLLTPDQTVGQWRVAFWTVFAVLVGTNAVYVIWGSGEPQWWDDVDKYGYPPNWKHGPLKKREVDGEKKVVYPKHDHSPVAND; encoded by the exons ATGACTCTAAAGGGATGGCGACGCGTTTTGAACAAAG CGATGATCATACCTCAGCGCTATGTCCTCGGTATCATGGGACTGTTCGCGCTGGGCAACTCGTTCACAATGAGGGTCTGCCTCAGCATGACCATCACACAGATGGTGCTCCACGCGGAGACTAGTGAACACATCATCGGAGAAACCTGCCCAGACCCAAACGGAGTCATCTCTAATACCACTGATGATGAGAATAATACCGTGTCTGTGATATTTACG GGTCGAGATCGTTATGACTGGGATGAGGCAACGCAAGGATTCCTCCTCAGCGCATTCTATTATGGCTATGTCGCTACCCATTTACCTGGTGGTCTGTTGGCTGAGAAGTTTGGAGGAAAATGGACGGTGGGCTTAGGTCTTTTGCTGACTTCTGTGGCAACTGTTCTCACCCCTTGGGCAGTGTCCGTTGGTGGAGCGGTTGGATTGTTCATCATCAGAGTCATTGAAGGCTGTGGAGAG GGACCCGTAACACCAGCATTTGTTCTCCTCCTAGCAAGATGGGTCCCACCAGCAGAGAGATCCCGTTTTGGCGCAATGATATTCGGAGGGGCCCAAGTTGGAAATATCATCGGCCCCTACATCTCTGGACTCCTTTTAGCAGATGGCGGAGACTGGGCGAACGTATTTTATGTCTTCGGCGGACTTGGAATTATATGGTTCATATTCTGG GTAGTGCTATGCTACAGTACTCCAAATTCTCACCCATTTATATCAGATGAAGAAAAGGATttcctaaataaaaacattaccgCTTCTGGTTTACATAAGAAACTGGATCCAGTTCCTTTCAAAGCACTCTTGCGGTCTGCTCCCTTGTGGGTCCTGATAATGGCTGCC ATTGGTCACGACTGGGGATACTTCACAATGATTACGGACCTTCCGAAATATTTCTCTGATGTATTAAAGTTCAATATCAAAGAAACGGGTTTGATGTCGGCCTTGCCTTACATAGCTATGTACATTTTCACCTTCATATTTGCTGGGCTATGCGACTTATTTGTCAAGAAGAAATGGCATAGTATTGGAACTGGCAGGAAAATCTATACAACTGTTT CGTCTACGATTCCGGCAATCTTCATTATTCTGGCCTCGTACTCCGGCTGCAATCGACTTTGGGCCGTCGGGCTATTCATAGCCTCGATGGCGTTCATGGGGGGCTTCTACAGCAGTGTCAAGATCAATGCTATGGACATCGCTCCCAACTATGCTGGTACCTGTTCCGCCTTCGTCAATGGAATCGCTGCCATATCTGGCATCATTACTCCTTATTTAATTGGATTGTTAACTCCagat CAAACTGTTGGACAGTGGCGCGTGGCATTTTGGACCGTATTCGCAGTGTTAGTAGGGACCAATGCCGTTTACGTCATTTGGGGTTCGGGCGAGCCGCAATGGTGGGATGACGTGGACAAGTATGGATACCCCCCGAATTGGAAACATGGGCCGTTGAAGAAGAGAGAAGTGGATGGAGAGAAAAAAGTCGTATACCCTAAACATGACCACTCGCCTGTAGCCAATGAttga